The segment ATATCCCATTCCGGGACCATGGCCCATACCATAGCCAGCACCGTACATCATACCATAGCCACGTCCTGTGTTCGAATAGTCGTATGACTGAGTTGTAGTGTCCAGAACGTCACCAGTGAATGCATCAATGTAGCTACGCATTACAACACCATCATCGTTCATGTAATACACAACCCACCATCTGCCCATCTGGTAGATGTTCTCCTCTTTCACATCGGCATCGATCTGCTCCTGAGCTATGCCTAATGCATCTTCAATGCTTTCAACTGTCAGTTCATAATTACCGGAATAGGTATTTGCCATGTTATATCCGGAATAGCCCGAATAGCCTGAGCCATATGCAGGGCATCCACCCCATCCAGATCCCGGACCTGAACCATAAGCAGCCTGGACAGTATCAGTTTGCATCGTCAGTGCGATCATTCCTGCACCGGCAAGAAATATAGCACCTACCAAAAGCATGTTTGTTATTTTTCTCATTTTGTTCACATCCTTTGTTCATTTCAAACTATGTAACCATAGTTTGTATATGTAGCCTATATGTTACACATGTATTCGTTGCTATTTAAGGATTGTGCCCTAAACATTCAAAACCATAATGCAAGAATTATATTTTTGAAGAATATCGGCATCAAGCAAAGGTATTTGGTGAAAAAATATATTAAAGAAAGAGAGATGCTACCATCTTTGTTGATGGTAGCAGTCAGGTAGCTTAAATTAAGATAAGATCATGCCGTTATGGCGATCTTATCCTTCCTTCCGGGTACTCTCAGCCCGATACCAACCACAATGTAGTATCCAACATAGGTCAGCACTTCGATAAGCGATGGGTTTCCGTTGTATCCGAGCAGAGACTTCATGATAGAACCAAAGGTTCCTTTCTCATCGATGACGTGATTGATATCCCAGACATGTTCTACAATGATCGGAACTACGCCTGCTTCCTGAAGTTCGTGCACACCATGTGCTGCCAGTCCCGCTGCAAAGAGGATCAGGAAGATGCTGGTGATCTTGAAGAAGTTGTTCAGGTCAGTGTGTGAAGAGTATTTGAACACCAGGTATGCGACCACAATGGATACAGAAAGACCTGCAATTCCTCCGTAGAGCACAGCATTGGTTTCCGTGTTCATTGCTGCTGCACCCAGGAAAAGTACGGTCTCAATACATTCCCTCAGGACAGAGAGGAATGCCAGTGCAAAGAGTCCGTAGGCTTTCTTCCCTTCGACCTGCTCCTTTATCGTTGATGAGATATTGTTATTCTCACGTGCCATCCAGATGATCATGGATGTCAGGATAACTGCTGCTACCAGCATCACAATTCCTTCAAAGAGCTCCTCGTTACGTCCTTCAAATTGTATCGCAAGAAGGTTGAAGACAACTGCAGCGATCAGGCTTCCAACTATAGCAAGTCCTGTACCACTATAGACGTACCTGTTCAGTTCCGTTGTCTTGTCTGCACAAGATACGCGAGGATGATCCCCACGATCAGAAAGGCTTCAAGCCCTTCCCTGAATGTTATCATAAAGCTTGAGAACATATTTAATCATTCCCATTATTATTTGGTATGCCTAACAATCGTAGGGGTGGTATATAATTGTTGTTATTGCGACAATCGTTGCAACATAGAATTCCGGTAGGAATGAATCAATATTGCTTAAAATGAAACCTTGAACATTAAATGTGACAGAACAAAATAGTTAAAAATGGATGGCATTTTCCATATGTAGCCATCCAGTAAAGTAAAAATTATACCCCTTCCTCTTCAATATTGTAAGGAGGAGATTGGATATCATCATATCCTTGTCATTCATTTGCTCTTTGAATCAGTCGATTCACCAGCTTTCGTTAAGATGGAATTATTCGTTTTTATACTGTCAACTTTTCTCCCCACATTCATCACAATCCAGACGAGAAACTTTCATGGATTCAGCCCTGATACGACCTTCTTCAAGTGCTGTCTGTGCACGATATACCCAATGAGATATAACAAGCACAATAACAGTAATGAATAGGATTGCCAAAGTCGCTATTATAAGCTCTTCTGAAAACAATACCATTAACTCACAACCGTTGGAAATTTAATCCTCTTGCAGAATTCTGTGCTTTCACACGCTTAAATCCACTTATCGAAGAATCCGAGCACAGTGTTCTTTATTTGTTCGAATATTCCGTCATCAGTCGCGATACCAGGCCTTTCTGTGTTCATCTTGTTATCGACATCAATTTCTGAATCGGACCTGTTCATTTTTTCAGATTTCAAGTATTCATGCTCATCCGCCTGAGGCGTCATAATTGATTTCCTTATTTCCTCAAGATCTTCCAGAGATTCTGCATTTTCAGTCTCTTCTTTTGCATTATCGAGAACTTCAATTTGCTCATCGATTAGTTCAGCAGTTATATTTTTATTTTCAATCTCATCGAGATTCGCTTTTTTATTTTCAAGAACTTCAATCTGCTCATCGATGAATTCGAACAGTTCATTTTGAATATATTCGAACATTTCTTCTTCAGTCTCAAATTCCGGCATTTCTTGAAGCACTTTGTCATTGTCATCGATATCCATTCCAGAATCGGATCTATTCATCTTTCCAAATTTCAAGTTCACATTGTCTTCTGCAGCAAGTGCAGCCGATGGCAGAATGCTTAACACCATCAACATGACTGCAAGACAGGAAAGCAATTTTAGTACTTTTTTTGTCATATTATCAACTCCTTGAGTACCAGTATATCGCTGGTAGCTTACAATTACGACATTGACAGGGTTAAATATAAGCATACTTTCTTTATTTAGCATATAAAATAGGTCTAAAGTTAAAAAGAAGCATTTTAATATTAATTATAACTTAAATTTCTATTTATTCTATTTTAAATAAGAATTAAATACTCATCAATGCTTTAAATATAAGCAACAAATATTTCTTCAAATTGAAACTTGATTTTATAATGTTAAAATTAGTGAAGTTACTCGATAAAAACAGAATTAATTTCAAGTAAATTACAAATAAAACAATATTTAAATCTTAAAACGATTTTAAAAGAATAAATGCTATTAATCTTAATTTTAAAACAATAATAAAGCATTATAAAGAAAAAAATTAAAGATCACATGTATA is part of the Methanococcoides orientis genome and harbors:
- a CDS encoding PepSY domain-containing protein, whose protein sequence is MRKITNMLLVGAIFLAGAGMIALTMQTDTVQAAYGSGPGSGWGGCPAYGSGYSGYSGYNMANTYSGNYELTVESIEDALGIAQEQIDADVKEENIYQMGRWWVVYYMNDDGVVMRSYIDAFTGDVLDTTTQSYDYSNTGRGYGMMYGAGYGMGHGPGMGYSRMYRY